In one Candidatus Binatia bacterium genomic region, the following are encoded:
- a CDS encoding VOC family protein → MTATGPKNMRPARGLALSMAAALANSIAAALALSIAAALALSIAATLLVAVAVLPSPAAEPDVSSSPLPRLRVRSVDSIALNVADAAGSTRFYRDVLGFEVRSEEDLAGRDWQPAAALWPEARLHVVHLQLGQERLDLARWLDPRGAAIAADTRANDAWSGHVAIVVRDMATAVARLAVAGARAVSSSPQVIPEWNPTSGGIVAYSFLDPDGHALELVHFPEGKGDARWQRPGKDLFQGIDHVAIVAADTERSLAFWVDGLGLALAGHSNDYGIEQARLTGIASAHVRVSALRAQSGPAIELVEFLAPAGGRPRPATVMPDDLVSTSIVVGVDGDTPSRELADPDGHLLATRHCDLRALAARTQHSSQRGSGRAGDVKSEPARAAAADTCHSMTIVDRDGLSACSSEEPLWQVLSVR, encoded by the coding sequence ATGACGGCAACGGGACCAAAGAACATGCGGCCGGCCCGTGGCCTGGCGCTCTCCATGGCAGCAGCGCTGGCCAACTCCATCGCAGCGGCGCTGGCCCTCTCCATCGCAGCGGCGCTGGCCCTCTCCATCGCAGCGACGCTGCTCGTTGCGGTGGCGGTACTGCCGTCGCCTGCCGCCGAACCCGACGTGTCCTCTTCCCCGTTGCCACGGCTGCGAGTGCGCTCGGTCGACTCGATCGCCCTCAACGTCGCCGATGCCGCTGGCTCCACGCGTTTTTACCGCGACGTGCTGGGGTTCGAGGTCCGCTCGGAAGAGGACCTGGCCGGCCGCGACTGGCAGCCCGCCGCAGCGCTTTGGCCCGAGGCCCGCCTGCACGTCGTGCACCTGCAGCTCGGCCAGGAACGACTCGACCTTGCCCGGTGGCTCGACCCTCGTGGCGCCGCGATTGCGGCCGACACGCGCGCCAATGATGCGTGGTCGGGCCACGTCGCAATCGTCGTTCGCGACATGGCGACGGCGGTCGCAAGGCTCGCCGTGGCCGGAGCGCGTGCTGTTTCGTCTTCTCCCCAGGTCATTCCGGAGTGGAACCCGACGTCCGGCGGCATCGTCGCCTACTCGTTCCTCGATCCGGACGGTCACGCGCTCGAGCTCGTGCACTTCCCGGAGGGCAAAGGCGACGCGCGCTGGCAGCGGCCGGGCAAGGATCTTTTCCAGGGAATCGACCACGTCGCGATCGTGGCGGCCGATACCGAGCGCAGCCTTGCGTTCTGGGTCGACGGCCTCGGCCTTGCGCTCGCCGGCCACAGCAACGACTACGGGATCGAGCAGGCGCGGCTGACGGGCATTGCTTCTGCGCACGTGCGCGTCTCGGCGCTTCGGGCCCAGTCCGGGCCAGCCATCGAGCTCGTCGAGTTCCTCGCTCCCGCCGGCGGGCGTCCGCGGCCGGCAACCGTGATGCCGGACGACCTCGTCTCCACCAGCATCGTCGTTGGTGTCGACGGCGATACTCCTTCGCGCGAGCTTGCCGATCCCGACGGCCATCTGCTGGCCACGCGGCACTGCGATCTGCGCGCGCTGGCTGCGCGCACGCAGCACTCTTCGCAACGCGGATCCGGGCGAGCCGGTGACGTCAAGAGCGAGCCGGCCCGCGCTGCTGCCGCCGATACCTGTCACTCGATGACGATCGTCGATCGCGACGGGCTTTCCGCGTGCAGCTCGGAAGAGCCGCTGTGGCAGGTCCTCAGCGTGCGCTGA
- the fumC gene encoding class II fumarate hydratase produces MSGDGNSAGTAAQIATRIETDTFGSVAVAAGKYWGAQTQRALEHFAIGSQTLPCVLVRALGIVKRCAALVNAELGLLDLRLADAIVRAADEVITGQLDAHFPLPVWQSGSGTQSNMNVNEVLANRSSEILGGSLGEHRLVHPNDHCNLGQSSNDVFPTAMHVAAVEELQRRLEPALDHLRVSLEHKSQVYAGLVKIGRTHLQDAVPLTLGQELSGYAAQLATACDRLHDTTKRLYPVAQGGTAVGTGLNTHAQFATRFAAELARYTGLPFVSAPNKFEALASHDTFVELSGVLGSIAAGLNKFAGDLRLLGSGPRCGIGELRLPENEPGSSIMPGKVNPSQCEAMMMVCAQVMGNQVTVAFAGAQGQLELNTFKPVIACNVLQSIELLGDAAHSLTVHCIDGLEADEARIAELVERSLMLVTALVPRLGYDRAAAIARAALANGTTLRDEAVGRGDVTAEEFDRIVRPAGLV; encoded by the coding sequence ATGAGCGGCGACGGCAACAGCGCTGGCACCGCGGCGCAGATCGCGACGCGCATCGAAACCGATACTTTCGGCTCCGTCGCGGTTGCGGCCGGCAAGTACTGGGGTGCCCAGACCCAGCGCGCACTCGAGCACTTCGCGATCGGCAGCCAGACGCTGCCTTGCGTGCTGGTGCGCGCGCTCGGGATCGTCAAGCGCTGCGCGGCCCTCGTCAACGCCGAGCTCGGCCTTCTCGATCTTCGGCTGGCGGATGCGATCGTGCGCGCGGCCGACGAAGTGATCACCGGGCAGCTCGATGCGCATTTTCCGCTGCCCGTCTGGCAGAGCGGCTCGGGGACCCAGTCGAACATGAACGTGAACGAGGTGCTGGCCAACCGTTCCAGCGAGATCCTCGGCGGCTCTCTCGGCGAGCACCGCCTCGTGCATCCGAACGACCACTGCAACCTCGGACAGTCGTCCAATGACGTCTTCCCGACGGCGATGCACGTGGCCGCCGTCGAGGAGCTGCAGCGACGGCTCGAGCCTGCGCTGGATCATCTTCGCGTGTCGCTCGAACACAAATCGCAGGTGTACGCGGGCCTGGTCAAGATCGGCCGGACCCATCTCCAGGACGCGGTGCCTCTGACGTTGGGGCAGGAGCTGTCGGGTTACGCGGCCCAGCTCGCCACCGCGTGCGATCGCCTGCACGACACGACGAAAAGACTGTATCCCGTCGCGCAAGGCGGCACCGCCGTCGGTACCGGCCTCAACACGCACGCGCAGTTCGCGACGCGCTTTGCCGCCGAGCTCGCGCGCTACACGGGCCTGCCTTTCGTCTCGGCGCCGAACAAGTTCGAAGCGCTCGCTTCCCACGACACGTTCGTCGAGCTTTCCGGCGTCCTCGGCTCCATTGCGGCCGGCTTGAACAAGTTCGCCGGCGACCTGCGCCTGCTCGGCTCGGGTCCGCGCTGCGGAATCGGCGAGCTTCGCCTGCCCGAAAACGAACCCGGTTCCTCGATCATGCCGGGCAAAGTCAATCCGTCGCAGTGCGAGGCGATGATGATGGTCTGCGCCCAGGTCATGGGAAACCAGGTGACGGTGGCGTTCGCGGGTGCCCAGGGCCAGCTCGAGCTGAACACGTTCAAGCCGGTGATCGCCTGCAACGTGCTGCAGTCGATCGAGCTGCTGGGTGATGCAGCGCACAGCCTGACCGTGCACTGCATCGATGGTCTGGAGGCAGACGAGGCACGCATCGCGGAGCTCGTGGAGCGCTCGCTGATGCTCGTCACTGCGCTCGTCCCGCGTCTCGGCTACGACCGCGCCGCTGCGATCGCGCGTGCGGCGCTCGCGAACGGCACGACTCTTCGCGACGAAGCCGTCGGCCGCGGTGATGTGACCGCCGAAGAATTCGACCGGATCGTTCGTCCTGCCGGGCTGGTCTGA
- a CDS encoding sulfite exporter TauE/SafE family protein, with translation MVIPGGQRSRPAYAAALSPCIAPGCGTAKDSTTILRCPSQTRGYRPPGGSPAREIRAFSRDRAPRRWQNDPMTSPLGFLLIGILAGISAGLFGIGGGVLLVPALVYWAGFSQHKATGTSLAVLLPPIGIAATIEYWRHGNVDLHAALVLAAGMIAGSWVGAVIANAMEGPQLRLAFGSFISGLGVYLMIGACRRMGWL, from the coding sequence ATGGTCATTCCCGGCGGGCAGCGTTCCCGCCCAGCTTACGCTGCGGCCCTCAGCCCCTGCATCGCGCCCGGCTGCGGAACCGCGAAGGATTCAACGACCATACTACGATGTCCTTCACAAACACGAGGTTACCGGCCCCCGGGGGGATCACCCGCCCGCGAGATTCGCGCATTTTCGCGCGACCGGGCGCCGCGTCGGTGGCAGAATGACCCCATGACGTCACCGCTTGGATTCCTGCTGATCGGAATTCTCGCCGGCATCTCCGCCGGCCTCTTCGGTATCGGCGGCGGAGTTCTGCTGGTGCCGGCGCTCGTCTACTGGGCAGGGTTCTCCCAGCACAAGGCCACGGGCACGAGCCTGGCCGTGCTGCTGCCGCCGATCGGGATCGCGGCGACCATCGAGTACTGGCGCCACGGCAACGTCGACCTGCACGCCGCGCTCGTGCTCGCCGCCGGGATGATCGCGGGAAGCTGGGTCGGTGCCGTCATCGCCAACGCGATGGAAGGGCCGCAGCTGCGGCTCGCGTTCGGATCGTTCATCAGCGGGCTCGGGGTCTACCTGATGATCGGTGCCTGCCGGCGCATGGGCTGGCTGTAA
- a CDS encoding thiamine pyrophosphate-binding protein, which yields MDDASTIGSYLVRRLGQMGLRHVFGIPGDYVLGFYDLLVASPIEIVGTCTEAGAGFAADAYARVGGLGALCVTYCVGGLNALNSVAGAYAEKSPLVVISGAPGLRERERSPLLHHKVRDFQTQRQIYEKVTVAAVSLEDARSAPNDIDACLAACVRHKRPVFLEIPRDMVDAPCAAPGPLTFPSATSNVDALRECLAETAAMLRRARHPVILAGVEIHRFGLQEALVDLVERSGFPVAATILGKSVISEMHPQYLGVYEGAIGREEVRRAVEEADCVLILGAFMTDINLGIYTANLDIDRTINVNSEKASIRRHHYEEVALDDFVRGLARTKLGDREPIAPTSAASVLAGPPFESRAGAPASVRRLFERLNSFLEAGDVVIADIGDSLFGAADLVIRQRTDFLSPAYYTSMGFAVPAGIGVQVHDRSARAIILVGDGAFQMTGQELSTAARLGLDPIVFVLNNGGYTTERFIHEGPYNDIHDWAYHRMPDLLGCGHGCEVFTETDLEEALVMARANRGSFTIVHVHLARTDRSYALERLTQRLGERVAAAAASKSAKKPD from the coding sequence ATGGACGACGCGAGCACGATTGGAAGCTATCTCGTCCGGCGTCTCGGGCAGATGGGCCTGCGCCACGTCTTCGGAATTCCCGGAGATTACGTGCTCGGCTTCTACGACCTGCTGGTCGCCAGTCCCATCGAGATCGTCGGCACCTGCACCGAGGCCGGCGCCGGTTTTGCGGCCGACGCGTATGCGCGCGTCGGCGGGCTCGGCGCGCTCTGCGTCACTTACTGCGTCGGCGGCCTGAATGCGCTCAACTCGGTCGCGGGGGCTTACGCCGAAAAATCGCCCCTGGTGGTGATCAGCGGCGCACCGGGGCTTCGCGAGCGCGAGCGTTCGCCGCTGCTGCACCACAAGGTGCGCGACTTCCAGACCCAGAGGCAGATCTACGAGAAAGTCACCGTCGCAGCGGTATCCCTGGAAGACGCCCGCTCGGCGCCGAACGACATCGACGCGTGCCTGGCGGCGTGCGTGCGCCACAAGCGGCCGGTGTTCCTCGAGATCCCGCGCGACATGGTCGATGCGCCGTGCGCAGCACCGGGTCCCCTGACGTTCCCGTCGGCCACGAGCAATGTCGATGCTCTTCGCGAGTGCCTGGCCGAGACGGCGGCAATGCTGAGACGAGCGCGGCATCCGGTGATCCTCGCCGGCGTCGAGATCCATCGCTTCGGTCTGCAGGAGGCTCTGGTGGATCTCGTCGAACGCAGCGGCTTCCCGGTTGCCGCGACGATCCTCGGCAAGTCGGTGATTTCCGAAATGCACCCGCAGTACCTCGGCGTCTACGAAGGCGCGATCGGCCGCGAGGAAGTGCGCCGCGCCGTCGAGGAAGCCGACTGCGTGCTGATCCTCGGTGCCTTCATGACCGATATCAATCTCGGCATCTACACCGCCAATCTCGACATCGACCGTACCATCAACGTCAACTCGGAGAAGGCCTCGATCCGCCGCCACCACTATGAAGAAGTCGCGCTCGACGACTTCGTGCGCGGCCTGGCGCGCACCAAGCTCGGCGACCGCGAGCCCATCGCGCCGACCAGCGCCGCCTCCGTGCTGGCGGGCCCGCCGTTCGAGTCGCGCGCGGGCGCGCCGGCCTCGGTGCGACGCCTGTTCGAAAGGCTCAACTCGTTCCTCGAAGCCGGCGACGTCGTCATCGCCGACATCGGCGACTCGCTGTTCGGAGCTGCCGACCTCGTGATCCGACAGCGCACCGATTTCCTGAGCCCGGCCTACTACACGTCGATGGGATTCGCCGTTCCCGCCGGCATCGGCGTGCAGGTGCACGACCGCAGTGCGCGTGCGATCATCCTCGTCGGCGACGGCGCCTTCCAGATGACCGGGCAGGAGCTTTCGACGGCAGCCAGGCTCGGCCTCGATCCGATCGTGTTCGTGCTGAACAACGGCGGCTATACGACCGAGCGCTTCATCCATGAAGGCCCGTACAACGACATTCACGACTGGGCCTATCACCGCATGCCCGATCTGCTCGGCTGCGGCCATGGCTGCGAAGTCTTCACCGAGACGGACCTCGAAGAAGCACTGGTGATGGCCAGGGCAAACCGCGGGTCGTTCACGATCGTGCACGTGCACCTGGCGCGCACCGACCGGTCGTACGCGCTCGAACGGCTCACGCAACGGCTCGGCGAGCGCGTGGCGGCGGCTGCGGCCAGCAAGAGCGCCAAAAAGCCGGACTGA
- a CDS encoding Dyp-type peroxidase — translation MRASSHASMLRRNPQAAILMPQSPAARWLEFSLVGGTGRDGAESALRALAAGDARIDGTFCVVGLGISLVGLLGIHVPGLRTFPVLAGAKVDVPSAPRALWIWLRGEDRGELLHRSRRIAATLAPAFALESCVDGFVHDTGRDLSGYEDGTENPKAEDATAAAIVAAGDSCAPEGSSFVAVQQWVHDFAQLARMSKTEQDNAIGRERVTNDELKDAPESAHVKRTAQEDFEPVAFVVRRSMPWTDGMRAGLMFIAFGRTLDAFEMQLRRMAGLDDGIVDSLFSFTQPITGAYYWCPPVVGGKVALVASDLSAR, via the coding sequence GTGCGCGCTAGCAGTCACGCGTCGATGCTGCGCCGCAATCCCCAGGCCGCGATCCTGATGCCGCAATCGCCGGCTGCCCGCTGGCTCGAGTTCTCGCTCGTCGGCGGCACCGGCCGCGACGGCGCCGAATCCGCTCTTCGCGCGCTGGCCGCCGGCGATGCGCGCATCGACGGTACTTTCTGCGTCGTCGGGCTCGGGATTTCGCTGGTCGGGCTGCTCGGCATCCACGTGCCGGGGCTGCGCACGTTTCCGGTGCTTGCCGGTGCCAAGGTCGACGTGCCGTCGGCGCCTCGGGCGCTGTGGATCTGGCTGCGCGGCGAGGACCGCGGCGAGCTGCTGCACCGCAGCCGCCGGATCGCCGCGACGCTCGCGCCGGCCTTCGCGCTCGAATCCTGCGTCGACGGTTTCGTCCACGACACGGGCCGCGACCTCAGCGGCTACGAAGACGGCACGGAAAATCCCAAGGCGGAGGATGCCACTGCGGCGGCGATCGTCGCTGCCGGTGATTCGTGTGCACCCGAAGGTTCCAGCTTCGTCGCCGTGCAGCAGTGGGTGCACGACTTCGCGCAACTGGCGCGGATGTCGAAGACCGAGCAGGACAACGCGATCGGCCGCGAGCGCGTGACCAACGACGAGCTCAAGGACGCGCCCGAATCCGCGCACGTCAAGCGCACCGCGCAGGAAGACTTCGAGCCCGTGGCCTTCGTCGTGCGGCGCTCGATGCCGTGGACCGACGGGATGCGCGCCGGACTGATGTTCATCGCGTTCGGCAGGACGCTCGATGCCTTCGAGATGCAGCTTCGCCGCATGGCAGGGCTCGACGACGGCATCGTCGACAGCCTGTTCTCGTTCACGCAGCCGATCACTGGAGCGTACTACTGGTGTCCGCCGGTCGTCGGCGGCAAGGTCGCGCTCGTCGCGTCCGACCTCAGCGCACGCTGA
- a CDS encoding aconitate hydratase: protein MAQNLAEKLIASHLAGGAMQAGSEIALRIDQVLQQDATGTLVMLEIEALGLQRSCCEVAVQYVDHNLLQTDSKNMDDHLFLQSAAARFGYWFSPPGNGISHVVHMERFGRPGKSLLGSDSHTCAGGALGMLAIGTGGIDVALASAGEPYFVTMPKILGIELRGELAPWVSAKNVILELLRRFGVSGGRGFIVEYFGEGLGDLSAWDRHVIANMGAELGATSSVFPSDDVTRRFLASQGREADWTALVADDGARYDRVEQIDLGAIEPLVALPGSPGDVVPVREVAGLPVSQVVVGSSANPGLRDFRIVAHILNGGVVAPGVSLDVNPSSRQVLLDMSASGTLGHLVAAGARIHQTGCMGCIGMGQAPATGAASLRTMPRNFPGRSGTPGDQVYLCSPETAAASALTGRITDPRELARRCSLTVPCWAEPARARLDGRMLLAPNGAAVELRRGPNIKPLPTLDALPDRLEIPVLLKMGDDVSTDEILRAGGEALPLRSNIPAISKFVYSAIDPDFHERARESREQFGGFCVVAGENFAQGSSREHAALAPRYLGQRFVMARSYARIGRQNLINFGIVPFELCCGDDWWRLEQRDVVVIEGLHAALRDQTGVVASVPSKGLQVALGLPVTERQARILLAGGLINDVRNR, encoded by the coding sequence GTGGCGCAGAATCTCGCAGAAAAGCTGATTGCCTCTCATCTTGCCGGCGGAGCCATGCAGGCCGGCAGCGAGATCGCGCTTCGCATCGACCAGGTGCTGCAACAGGATGCGACCGGGACCCTGGTCATGCTGGAGATCGAGGCGCTCGGCCTCCAGCGTTCGTGCTGCGAGGTCGCCGTCCAGTACGTCGATCACAACCTGCTGCAGACCGACTCGAAGAACATGGACGACCACCTGTTTCTCCAGTCGGCCGCGGCGCGTTTCGGATACTGGTTCAGTCCTCCGGGCAACGGCATCAGCCACGTCGTGCACATGGAACGGTTCGGCCGTCCCGGAAAAAGCCTGCTCGGCTCCGACAGCCATACCTGCGCCGGCGGTGCTCTCGGGATGCTCGCGATCGGCACCGGTGGCATCGACGTCGCGCTCGCGTCGGCAGGCGAGCCGTACTTCGTCACGATGCCGAAGATCCTCGGCATCGAACTGCGCGGCGAGCTCGCGCCGTGGGTCAGCGCGAAGAACGTGATCCTGGAGTTGCTGCGGCGTTTCGGCGTCTCCGGTGGCCGCGGGTTCATCGTCGAGTACTTCGGCGAAGGCCTGGGCGACCTCAGTGCGTGGGATCGCCACGTCATCGCGAACATGGGCGCCGAGCTCGGCGCGACGTCATCGGTGTTTCCGTCCGACGACGTCACTCGCCGTTTCCTCGCAAGCCAGGGTCGCGAGGCTGACTGGACCGCGCTCGTCGCGGACGACGGCGCCCGCTACGATCGCGTCGAGCAGATCGATCTTGGTGCCATCGAACCGCTGGTCGCGCTGCCGGGAAGCCCGGGCGACGTCGTGCCGGTGCGCGAAGTGGCCGGACTTCCGGTTTCGCAGGTGGTGGTCGGATCTTCGGCAAATCCGGGACTGCGCGATTTCCGCATCGTCGCGCACATTCTCAATGGAGGAGTCGTCGCGCCGGGAGTTTCGCTCGACGTCAATCCTTCGTCGCGCCAGGTGCTGCTCGACATGTCGGCGAGCGGCACCCTCGGGCACCTTGTCGCCGCAGGCGCGCGGATTCACCAGACCGGCTGCATGGGCTGCATCGGCATGGGCCAGGCGCCGGCCACCGGCGCCGCGAGCCTTCGCACGATGCCGCGAAATTTCCCGGGAAGGTCGGGTACGCCGGGCGACCAGGTGTACCTGTGCAGCCCCGAGACGGCGGCGGCTTCGGCGCTGACCGGTCGCATCACGGATCCGCGCGAGCTGGCACGCCGGTGCAGTCTCACCGTGCCATGCTGGGCGGAGCCTGCGCGCGCTCGCCTGGACGGCAGGATGTTGCTCGCACCGAACGGCGCGGCAGTCGAGCTGCGGCGCGGTCCCAACATCAAGCCGCTGCCGACGCTCGATGCGCTGCCGGATCGACTCGAGATCCCGGTGCTGCTCAAGATGGGCGACGACGTCTCGACGGACGAGATCCTGCGTGCCGGCGGCGAAGCGCTGCCGCTGCGCTCGAACATCCCGGCCATCAGCAAGTTCGTCTATTCGGCGATCGATCCGGATTTCCACGAGCGCGCGCGAGAGAGTCGCGAGCAGTTCGGCGGTTTCTGCGTCGTTGCCGGTGAGAACTTCGCGCAGGGCTCCAGCCGCGAGCACGCTGCGCTGGCGCCGCGCTATCTCGGCCAGCGGTTCGTTATGGCCAGGTCGTACGCACGCATCGGACGCCAGAACCTCATCAACTTCGGAATCGTGCCTTTCGAGCTGTGCTGCGGGGACGACTGGTGGAGGCTCGAGCAGCGAGACGTGGTCGTCATCGAAGGGCTGCACGCAGCACTTCGCGATCAGACGGGGGTCGTCGCATCGGTGCCATCGAAGGGGCTGCAAGTTGCGCTCGGCCTGCCCGTGACCGAGCGCCAGGCTCGCATCCTTCTTGCCGGCGGCCTTATCAACGACGTCAGGAACCGATGA
- a CDS encoding cyclic nucleotide-binding domain-containing protein, with protein MTKIHLFDANDDGCVDFAPGDVIFSEGDAGDFMYVVVSGEVDILLGNRVIDSTDAGGIVGEMAVIDGAQRSATALARTAVRAMPINQRRFLYLVQQTPFFAVQVMQILTERHRRRLFAAARAE; from the coding sequence GTGACGAAGATTCATCTCTTCGATGCCAATGACGACGGTTGCGTGGACTTCGCGCCGGGCGACGTGATCTTCAGCGAGGGAGACGCCGGCGACTTCATGTACGTCGTCGTCTCCGGAGAGGTGGACATCCTGCTCGGCAACCGCGTGATCGATTCCACCGACGCGGGCGGCATCGTCGGAGAGATGGCAGTGATCGACGGAGCCCAGCGCAGCGCGACCGCGCTGGCGCGCACCGCGGTTCGAGCGATGCCGATCAACCAGCGCCGCTTTCTCTACCTCGTGCAGCAGACGCCGTTCTTTGCCGTGCAGGTGATGCAGATCCTGACCGAAAGGCACCGCCGCCGGTTGTTCGCAGCAGCGCGGGCAGAATAA
- a CDS encoding sodium-translocating pyrophosphatase produces MNVTVRTLKGRAVSWGKALFAAAIVLAACGLAHPALASEASLKLPPFTQPMFFGGGTSGAAILTWGLVVAALGLLFGLSEYRTLRGLPVHKSMLEISDLIYETCKQYLITQGKFILILEVFIGAVIVLYFGFLVKDASMTPLRVLVILLFSFVGIGGSYGVAWFGIRVNTFANSRTAFASLGGKPFPTYEIPLRAGMSIGLVLISVELLIMLAILLFIPGDFAGPCFIGFAIGESLGASALRIAGGIFTKIADIGADLMKIVLKIKEDDARNPGVIADCTGDNAGDSVGPSADGFETYGVTGVALITFILLATGGHPAAEASRIQVQLLVWIFSMRIMMVGASWVSYMVNGVLARNRFGDADHMDYEQPLTFLVWLTSIVSIVLTYGVSYALMSDIQIGGHVDATLWWKLASIISCGTLAGAVIPEVVKVFTSTNSAHVAEVVQSSREGGASLNIISGLVAGNFSGYWMGIVIVGLMGLAYGVSTMGLIKLFPVPGSPLDPSPIFAFGLVAFGFLGMGPVTIAVDSYGPVTDNAQSVYELSQIESIPGIEAELKRDFGFMPNFEKGKLFLEENDGAGNTFKATAKPVLIGTAVVGATTMIFSIIFVLTGGLTSSADIAKISILHAPFLLGLITGGAMIYWFTGASMQAVAVGAYRAVEFIKDNIKLDTTKASVADSRRVVEICTIYAQKGMFNIFLAIFFATLSFACVEPFFFIGYLISIAIFGLYQAIFMANAGGAWDNAKKVVEVDLKMKGTPLHDACVVGDTVGDPFKDTSSVALNPVIKFTTLFGLLAVELAVELGRTNPGLTMLLAALFFLTSAFFVHRSFYGMRIEK; encoded by the coding sequence ATGAACGTAACGGTACGCACCCTCAAAGGGCGCGCGGTTTCGTGGGGCAAAGCCCTGTTCGCCGCCGCCATCGTCCTTGCCGCCTGCGGCCTTGCCCACCCGGCGCTGGCCAGTGAAGCCAGTCTCAAGCTCCCGCCGTTTACCCAGCCGATGTTTTTCGGCGGAGGCACCTCGGGCGCCGCGATCCTGACCTGGGGACTGGTCGTCGCCGCCCTCGGCCTGCTGTTCGGGCTCTCCGAATACCGCACCCTGCGCGGGCTGCCGGTCCACAAGTCGATGCTCGAGATCTCGGACCTGATCTACGAGACCTGCAAGCAGTACCTGATCACGCAGGGCAAGTTCATCCTGATCCTCGAGGTCTTCATCGGCGCGGTCATCGTGCTGTATTTCGGCTTCCTCGTGAAGGACGCCTCGATGACGCCGCTGCGCGTCCTCGTCATCCTGCTGTTCAGCTTCGTCGGCATCGGCGGCAGCTACGGGGTCGCCTGGTTCGGCATCCGCGTCAACACGTTCGCGAACTCGCGCACCGCGTTCGCGAGTCTCGGTGGCAAGCCCTTCCCCACCTACGAGATTCCGCTGCGCGCCGGCATGTCGATCGGCCTCGTGCTGATCTCGGTCGAGCTGCTGATCATGCTGGCGATCCTGCTCTTCATCCCCGGGGACTTCGCCGGCCCCTGCTTCATCGGTTTCGCGATCGGCGAATCGCTCGGCGCCTCGGCGCTTCGTATCGCCGGCGGCATCTTCACGAAGATCGCCGACATCGGTGCCGACCTGATGAAGATCGTGCTGAAGATCAAGGAAGACGACGCGAGAAACCCGGGCGTCATCGCCGACTGCACGGGCGACAACGCGGGCGACTCGGTCGGCCCGTCGGCCGACGGCTTCGAGACCTACGGCGTCACCGGCGTCGCACTGATCACCTTCATCCTGCTCGCCACCGGCGGCCACCCGGCAGCCGAGGCCTCGCGCATCCAGGTCCAGCTGCTGGTCTGGATCTTCTCGATGCGCATCATGATGGTCGGCGCGAGCTGGGTTTCGTACATGGTCAACGGCGTCCTCGCGAGGAACCGCTTCGGCGACGCCGACCACATGGACTACGAGCAGCCGCTGACCTTCCTGGTCTGGCTGACATCGATCGTGTCGATCGTGCTGACCTACGGCGTCTCCTACGCGCTGATGAGCGACATCCAGATCGGCGGCCACGTCGATGCGACGCTGTGGTGGAAGCTCGCCAGCATCATCAGCTGCGGGACGCTGGCCGGCGCCGTCATTCCCGAGGTCGTCAAGGTCTTCACGTCGACCAACTCGGCGCACGTCGCCGAAGTGGTGCAGAGCTCGCGCGAAGGCGGAGCGTCGCTGAACATCATCAGCGGCCTGGTTGCCGGGAACTTCAGCGGCTACTGGATGGGCATCGTCATCGTCGGCCTGATGGGCCTGGCGTACGGCGTCAGCACCATGGGCCTGATCAAGCTGTTCCCGGTTCCGGGCAGTCCGCTCGATCCGTCACCGATCTTCGCGTTCGGCCTGGTCGCCTTCGGCTTCCTCGGCATGGGCCCGGTCACGATCGCCGTCGACAGCTACGGACCGGTCACCGACAACGCGCAGTCGGTCTACGAACTGTCGCAGATCGAAAGCATCCCCGGCATCGAGGCCGAGCTGAAGCGCGACTTCGGCTTCATGCCGAACTTCGAGAAGGGCAAGCTTTTCCTCGAAGAGAACGACGGCGCCGGCAACACCTTCAAGGCGACCGCCAAGCCGGTGCTCATCGGCACCGCCGTGGTCGGCGCGACGACGATGATCTTCTCGATCATTTTCGTGCTGACCGGCGGCCTGACCTCGTCCGCGGACATCGCGAAGATTTCGATCCTTCACGCGCCCTTCCTGCTCGGCCTCATCACGGGAGGCGCGATGATCTACTGGTTCACCGGCGCGTCGATGCAGGCGGTCGCGGTCGGTGCCTACCGCGCCGTCGAGTTCATCAAGGACAACATCAAGCTGGACACGACCAAGGCGTCGGTGGCCGACAGCCGCCGCGTCGTCGAGATCTGCACGATCTACGCGCAGAAGGGCATGTTCAACATCTTCCTGGCGATCTTCTTCGCGACGCTGTCGTTCGCGTGCGTCGAACCGTTCTTCTTCATCGGCTACCTGATCTCGATCGCGATCTTCGGGCTGTACCAGGCCATTTTCATGGCCAACGCCGGCGGCGCCTGGGACAACGCGAAGAAAGTCGTCGAGGTGGACCTGAAGATGAAGGGCACTCCCCTGCACGACGCGTGCGTCGTCGGCGACACCGTCGGCGATCCGTTCAAGGACACCTCCAGCGTCGCGCTCAACCCCGTCATCAAGTTCACGACGCTGTTCGGGCTGCTGGCCGTCGAGCTGGCGGTCGAGCTGGGCCGCACGAACCCGGGACTGACGATGCTGCTGGCGGCGCTGTTCTTCCTGACCTCGGCGTTCTTCGTCCACCGCTCGTTCTACGGGATGCGGATCGAGAAGTAG